Proteins from one Halococcus hamelinensis 100A6 genomic window:
- a CDS encoding helicase-related protein — translation MSTVNNAGTEPPADDERIARHLRETVLKQARGDIDDRVQRDFPSERFFAGALAPESEEQLDDPDDDLQSKMEPTGLGATVRVQGGTEDDDLILSVNASVWVRVNPTYDEMVNRDSFVALGDRDEDDEGDSLLPVFERIELDVPPIEIPAVRLRTPSRTTPEIIQERAREAFQTAFADAREYAQENYDLYAETDDDDAVPTVALEDESSFRGYLAERAAEGSLVLPDWHAGLTVEVMADDESGDNSTIVDFEVANDAIQSRDDAIYTIRDPTLFEVGLRLETTGDLKFVPFTFDPLPEDFRYNRDLWGHGRNCTVTAPERDDQQVDEEGIPPGRRAPGAAPTANRLETQFIPEYRQLVYESADRGIEATFEVLADLEGGGLDTLDQIAAEMRQYLREEYDAALEQYREREDWDDDPETGDLADFNDDRDAFEREIKRFERGIECLRQHPETVGRAFELMNEAMGEMHDFPGWHLFQLVFIVMEVPDVASREYEEWGEVDWRNGSTEDRAEDADSPLNVVDVLWFPTGGGKTEAFLGVAVWSMFFDRLREKDFGVTAWTKFPLRLLSLQQFQRMTETVMYADLVRREQSDIGSYPSRPFSMGYLVGKANTPNALTGYDNDKHQQYQGPSGESLRREAKVVPTCPACGADVEVQVTEDDHRLTHCCTGSSFDCPWQSRSLDSSETYAEEELPVHVVDNELYRYAPTILAGTIDKITAIGYQRKFAHLITGEMTLECPIHGFASLGECTEKYGCPIDRDDFSDMARPVEPYDPAPSLMVPDELHLLEESMGSFDGHYETGVAELQELVEAGTTKVIAPTATITGFEDQVHNLFMKPAERFPSPGPYLRESFYAQERAETQRYYIGLVPHGKTHINSIIDLLFYYHREIQNLFRKSLNEPSQVLTGAALEGTDTTASLEADSIDEVLALLSYYSTSITYLLSKKDGDRLDQSIVSQLDTYLQEDDRPPLASERMTGGTGFETIMEVLDIVEDPWDEEADEQILSRLIDQGVLEEDVTEPVLSLRSTLEASLDEENEVVDSDRFDVERARVSEEIREALAWLLASRLNTITATNMIAHGVDVDRFNMMTFFGMPRGTAEYIQASSRAGRSRPGLVFNVAHPIRERDLSHYHFFEKYHAFLDRLXVFNVAHPIRERDLSHYHFFEKYHAFLDRLVEPVPINRWAKNSVKQTHPGLFMGLLLNHYMYRDGSKNLYFGDKAEEFADSVDEGELRQQMLGMFGDPDDHEEFRGDIEDLTREALSQLRLDDDQWTSGRIKRSPMQSLRDVDEQLRIRSDYRYREIFETMDNQ, via the coding sequence ATGTCAACAGTAAATAATGCCGGAACCGAACCCCCGGCCGACGACGAACGGATTGCTCGACACCTTCGCGAGACAGTGCTGAAACAGGCTCGTGGCGACATTGACGACCGTGTCCAGCGTGACTTCCCCAGCGAACGATTCTTCGCAGGCGCGTTGGCTCCTGAAAGCGAGGAGCAGCTTGACGACCCAGATGACGACCTTCAGTCGAAGATGGAGCCGACTGGCCTTGGCGCCACCGTTCGCGTACAAGGTGGCACCGAAGACGACGACTTGATACTTTCGGTAAATGCCAGCGTGTGGGTGCGTGTCAACCCAACGTACGACGAAATGGTGAACCGAGATTCCTTCGTTGCGTTGGGAGACCGTGACGAGGACGACGAAGGCGACAGCCTACTACCAGTGTTCGAACGAATCGAACTCGATGTACCTCCAATCGAGATCCCGGCAGTTAGACTTCGGACACCGAGCCGGACTACCCCAGAGATTATCCAAGAGCGTGCTCGGGAAGCGTTCCAGACGGCATTTGCTGACGCCCGTGAGTATGCTCAAGAGAACTATGATCTCTACGCTGAGACGGACGATGACGACGCCGTCCCGACAGTTGCGCTAGAAGACGAGTCGAGCTTTCGTGGGTACCTCGCTGAGCGCGCTGCCGAGGGATCTCTGGTTCTCCCCGATTGGCATGCTGGTCTGACCGTGGAGGTGATGGCCGATGACGAGAGCGGAGACAACAGCACCATCGTCGACTTCGAAGTCGCCAACGACGCGATCCAATCGCGCGATGATGCTATCTACACCATCCGGGACCCGACATTGTTCGAGGTGGGACTCAGACTGGAGACGACAGGAGACCTCAAGTTTGTCCCTTTCACTTTCGACCCCCTTCCCGAGGACTTTCGATACAATCGCGATCTCTGGGGTCATGGGCGTAATTGCACGGTTACCGCCCCTGAACGTGACGACCAGCAAGTGGACGAAGAGGGAATCCCACCAGGTCGTCGCGCACCTGGTGCAGCACCGACGGCGAACAGACTGGAGACACAGTTCATCCCAGAGTACCGCCAACTCGTCTACGAATCTGCAGATCGGGGCATCGAGGCGACATTCGAGGTGCTCGCGGACTTGGAGGGTGGTGGCCTCGACACTCTCGATCAAATCGCTGCCGAGATGCGGCAGTACCTCCGCGAAGAGTACGATGCCGCACTCGAACAGTATCGTGAGCGCGAAGACTGGGACGACGATCCCGAAACTGGTGATCTCGCCGACTTCAACGATGACCGTGACGCGTTCGAGCGCGAAATCAAACGCTTTGAACGCGGGATCGAGTGCCTCCGCCAGCACCCCGAAACAGTCGGGCGTGCGTTTGAGTTGATGAACGAGGCGATGGGCGAGATGCACGATTTCCCAGGATGGCATCTCTTCCAGCTGGTGTTCATCGTCATGGAGGTACCCGACGTCGCAAGCCGCGAGTACGAGGAGTGGGGAGAGGTCGACTGGCGTAATGGCTCGACTGAGGACCGCGCTGAGGACGCCGATTCGCCCCTCAATGTCGTCGACGTACTCTGGTTCCCGACAGGTGGTGGGAAGACGGAGGCATTTCTCGGCGTCGCCGTCTGGAGCATGTTCTTCGACCGGCTCCGCGAGAAGGACTTTGGCGTGACTGCTTGGACAAAGTTCCCCCTTCGGCTCCTCTCACTTCAGCAGTTCCAGCGGATGACAGAGACGGTGATGTACGCTGACCTCGTTCGTCGCGAACAGTCTGATATTGGCTCTTATCCCTCCCGTCCGTTTTCAATGGGATACCTCGTCGGCAAGGCAAACACACCGAACGCCCTCACCGGATACGACAACGACAAGCACCAACAGTATCAGGGCCCATCTGGAGAAAGTCTCCGCCGTGAGGCGAAAGTCGTTCCCACCTGTCCGGCGTGCGGCGCGGATGTCGAGGTCCAAGTTACTGAGGACGATCACCGGCTAACTCACTGTTGTACAGGGAGCAGCTTCGACTGCCCGTGGCAGTCGCGCTCGCTGGACTCCAGCGAGACGTACGCAGAGGAGGAACTCCCAGTTCACGTTGTCGACAACGAGCTCTACAGGTACGCACCGACGATTCTCGCGGGAACCATCGACAAAATCACGGCTATCGGCTATCAGCGGAAGTTCGCTCATCTCATTACGGGCGAGATGACGCTCGAGTGTCCCATTCACGGGTTCGCAAGCTTAGGTGAGTGTACCGAAAAATACGGCTGTCCGATCGACCGAGATGATTTCTCGGACATGGCGCGTCCGGTCGAACCCTACGATCCTGCGCCATCGCTGATGGTTCCTGACGAGCTTCACTTGCTCGAAGAAAGCATGGGAAGCTTCGACGGCCATTACGAGACAGGAGTCGCTGAGCTACAAGAGCTCGTCGAGGCCGGAACCACGAAAGTAATTGCACCAACAGCGACCATCACCGGGTTTGAAGACCAAGTCCATAACCTGTTCATGAAGCCCGCCGAGCGCTTCCCCTCTCCAGGTCCATACCTGCGGGAGAGTTTCTACGCACAGGAGCGTGCAGAGACCCAGCGCTACTACATCGGGCTGGTTCCCCACGGGAAGACCCATATCAACTCTATCATTGATCTCCTGTTCTACTACCATCGAGAGATTCAGAACCTATTCCGAAAGTCCTTGAACGAGCCGAGCCAAGTACTGACGGGTGCTGCCCTCGAAGGAACAGACACGACGGCGTCACTCGAAGCAGACTCTATCGACGAGGTGCTGGCGCTGCTCAGCTACTATAGCACCAGTATCACCTATCTGCTGTCGAAAAAGGATGGTGACCGACTGGACCAATCTATCGTCTCCCAGCTCGATACCTACCTCCAAGAAGACGACCGACCGCCGCTAGCTTCCGAGCGGATGACTGGGGGGACCGGGTTCGAGACCATTATGGAAGTCTTGGATATCGTGGAGGACCCCTGGGACGAGGAAGCCGACGAACAGATCCTCAGCCGCCTGATCGACCAAGGGGTACTCGAAGAGGACGTGACCGAACCGGTCCTATCGCTTCGAAGCACACTCGAGGCAAGTCTCGATGAAGAGAACGAGGTGGTCGACAGTGACCGATTCGACGTCGAACGCGCCCGTGTAAGCGAGGAAATTCGCGAGGCACTCGCTTGGTTGCTGGCGAGTCGGCTAAACACCATCACGGCGACGAACATGATCGCCCACGGGGTGGACGTCGACCGATTCAACATGATGACGTTCTTCGGGATGCCTCGCGGAACCGCTGAATACATCCAAGCGAGTTCCCGAGCAGGCCGATCGCGTCCAGGTCTCGTCTTCAACGTCGCGCACCCTATTCGGGAGCGGGACCTGAGTCACTACCACTTCTTCGAGAAGTACCACGCCTTCCTCGATCGGCTGGNCGTCTTCAACGTCGCGCACCCTATTCGGGAGCGGGACCTGAGTCACTACCACTTCTTCGAGAAGTACCACGCCTTCCTCGATCGGCTGGTCGAACCCGTCCCGATCAACCGTTGGGCGAAAAACAGCGTCAAACAGACTCATCCAGGTCTGTTCATGGGGCTGTTGCTCAACCACTACATGTACCGCGATGGCTCAAAGAACCTCTACTTCGGTGATAAAGCCGAAGAGTTTGCGGATTCCGTTGACGAGGGAGAACTCCGCCAGCAGATGTTGGGGATGTTCGGCGATCCTGACGACCACGAGGAATTCCGTGGCGATATTGAGGACCTCACGAGAGAGGCACTCTCGCAGCTTCGCCTCGATGATGATCAGTGGACGAGTGGCCGTATCAAGCGCTCGCCGATGCAGAGCCTTCGAGACGTTGATGAGCAGCTTCGTATCCGGTCTGACTACCGCTATCGAGAGATCTTCGAAACCATGGACAACCAATGA
- a CDS encoding enoyl-CoA hydratase/isomerase family protein has translation MIRIETDGRVGSLTIDRPEKRNALTADALTALETGIERLETPVVRLRGAGPAFCAGADLEAVAALDGERAAEFARRGQRVANAIEGSSSVVVAVVDGPARGGGVELALACDLQVATPDATFAEPGVRLGLFGAWGGTHRLPDVVGDGNALDLSLTGRVVDADEALRMGLVSRVVEDPETVVASVAGNDAAALRAVKERLRDDASAATQDDREAEAFAGLVEQQDLANRG, from the coding sequence ATGATACGCATCGAAACCGACGGTCGCGTCGGCTCGCTGACGATCGACCGCCCGGAGAAACGGAACGCGCTCACCGCCGACGCGCTGACCGCCCTCGAAACCGGGATCGAACGGCTCGAAACCCCCGTCGTCCGTCTTCGCGGCGCGGGACCGGCCTTCTGTGCGGGGGCCGACCTCGAAGCGGTCGCGGCCCTCGACGGCGAACGCGCGGCCGAGTTCGCCCGACGCGGACAGCGGGTCGCGAACGCCATCGAGGGGTCGTCGTCGGTCGTGGTCGCGGTCGTCGACGGCCCGGCGCGCGGCGGCGGGGTCGAACTCGCGCTCGCGTGTGACCTCCAGGTCGCCACGCCCGACGCGACGTTCGCCGAACCCGGCGTGAGACTCGGGCTGTTCGGCGCGTGGGGCGGCACGCACCGCCTCCCCGACGTCGTCGGGGACGGCAACGCGCTCGACCTCTCGCTCACCGGACGGGTCGTCGACGCCGACGAGGCGCTTCGGATGGGACTGGTCTCGCGGGTCGTCGAGGACCCGGAGACGGTCGTAGCCTCGGTCGCGGGGAACGACGCCGCCGCGCTTCGAGCGGTGAAGGAACGCCTCCGCGACGACGCGTCGGCAGCGACCCAGGACGACCGTGAGGCCGAGGCGTTCGCGGGACTCGTCGAGCAGCAGGACCTCGCGAACCGCGGCTGA
- a CDS encoding DUF7114 family protein, giving the protein MDDASHVRRAAREAVRDVDPGAFRDAIETVVESGSMAPGVLVVLSARAADEPVGFETVATRAAGTQLIYEGLRLTRALAHDAPWEDGDTDANLDVLVADVLVARGFYLLARTEAAERAVETVRAFGRDRTAASPADDPVGPLEADVLDLALVAGLTAVDAHPSAACREFVADLAGSFDGELPPADDAFDPTTRESLAAHVDTRVQPAGVGSATDP; this is encoded by the coding sequence ATGGATGACGCCTCCCACGTCCGTCGTGCCGCACGGGAGGCCGTCCGTGACGTCGACCCCGGTGCGTTCCGCGACGCCATCGAGACGGTCGTCGAGAGCGGGTCGATGGCCCCCGGCGTTCTCGTGGTCCTATCGGCACGCGCCGCCGACGAGCCGGTCGGCTTCGAGACGGTCGCCACCCGCGCCGCGGGCACCCAACTCATCTACGAGGGGCTCCGATTGACCCGCGCGCTGGCCCACGACGCGCCGTGGGAGGACGGAGACACCGACGCGAACCTCGACGTCCTCGTGGCGGACGTCCTCGTCGCCCGCGGGTTCTACCTCCTCGCGCGCACGGAAGCCGCCGAGCGCGCCGTCGAGACCGTCCGGGCGTTCGGCCGGGACCGGACCGCCGCCTCGCCGGCGGACGACCCCGTCGGCCCGCTCGAAGCCGACGTCCTCGACCTCGCGCTCGTCGCGGGCCTGACGGCGGTCGACGCCCACCCCTCGGCGGCGTGTCGCGAGTTCGTCGCCGACCTCGCGGGGTCGTTCGACGGGGAACTCCCGCCGGCGGACGACGCGTTCGACCCCACGACCCGCGAATCGCTCGCCGCCCACGTCGACACTCGGGTCCAACCGGCGGGCGTCGGGTCGGCGACCGATCCGTGA
- a CDS encoding DNA cytosine methyltransferase, whose translation MRYQSYVDFLTSIPGIGQDDGWWLLQTAFDKPVWPTDPCVDELLCALGLLDPDNLHTSESRRQVLEEELTDRQIAPLYRALATHAVTAGTDVCGEDCEIRKFLLTHRLRQQQKDRNGPTVVDLFSGAGGLSCGLRRAGYDIEWAIDINTDAVATYRLNHPEIPHQNVVCGDVREVDLTARIQDAVSEPDLLVGGPPCQSLSKAGYRSRRSADEDYSILDDERTTLYTQYVKAVEELRPKGIVMENVEGMVSEVEDTGIRVIDWVLEDIERLGETGPGYDVEFELQDMSEIGIPQKRERVLLVGIRDELSEHVTADELLNEISEGGKAWDIQQGLSGLPRLRRGEGGRVLSKTGRGPKSGYVSTHSLNKGTNLCFNHRAREHPMDRDQILFDEALSPGDTGWDVKYNSDGEYSQYIEYDVGTIENRRFGDKYRMLEWSKPSPTIVAHLAKDANSYVLPDYYRHACSSPERADPERNRGITPREAARLQSFSDDYIFLGSFTSWFKQIGNAVPPVAGKRIGQALSSLVEAGEPLSINADASSSGQAASDD comes from the coding sequence ATGCGGTACCAGAGCTATGTCGACTTCCTTACGAGTATCCCCGGAATTGGACAGGATGATGGATGGTGGCTCCTGCAGACAGCCTTCGATAAACCGGTTTGGCCGACAGATCCTTGCGTCGATGAACTTCTGTGTGCACTCGGATTGCTTGATCCAGATAATTTGCACACATCTGAAAGTCGTCGCCAAGTTCTTGAAGAAGAACTGACCGACCGTCAGATTGCTCCTCTCTATCGGGCACTTGCCACGCACGCAGTTACTGCAGGAACAGATGTTTGTGGAGAAGACTGCGAAATTCGCAAGTTCCTACTTACACATCGCCTTCGACAGCAACAGAAGGACCGAAATGGCCCAACCGTTGTCGACCTCTTTTCCGGAGCCGGTGGCCTTTCATGTGGATTACGCCGAGCGGGCTACGATATCGAATGGGCGATCGATATTAATACAGACGCTGTGGCGACGTATCGACTGAACCACCCCGAAATCCCCCACCAAAACGTCGTCTGCGGGGATGTCCGCGAGGTTGATCTTACGGCAAGAATCCAAGATGCCGTAAGCGAGCCCGATTTGCTAGTTGGTGGCCCACCGTGTCAGTCGCTCTCAAAGGCAGGATATCGGTCGCGTCGTAGTGCTGACGAGGACTACAGTATCCTTGATGACGAACGGACAACGCTCTACACTCAGTATGTGAAAGCTGTCGAAGAGCTCCGGCCGAAGGGGATCGTAATGGAGAATGTTGAAGGCATGGTCAGTGAGGTGGAAGATACTGGCATCCGTGTTATTGATTGGGTACTCGAGGATATCGAAAGACTTGGCGAAACGGGGCCGGGATATGATGTTGAATTTGAATTGCAGGATATGTCTGAAATCGGCATCCCACAAAAACGAGAACGCGTACTTCTGGTCGGGATTCGCGACGAACTCTCGGAGCATGTAACAGCAGATGAACTGCTAAATGAAATCTCGGAAGGGGGCAAGGCATGGGATATCCAGCAAGGGCTATCTGGGCTCCCCCGCCTTCGGCGAGGGGAGGGTGGAAGAGTCCTCTCGAAGACGGGACGTGGCCCTAAAAGTGGCTACGTGAGTACTCATAGTCTCAATAAAGGAACTAACCTCTGTTTCAATCACCGAGCTCGAGAACATCCGATGGACAGAGATCAGATTCTATTTGATGAGGCTCTGAGTCCTGGTGATACTGGATGGGATGTGAAGTATAATTCTGACGGAGAGTATTCGCAATACATCGAATATGATGTCGGAACTATCGAGAACAGGCGCTTTGGGGACAAATACCGTATGCTCGAGTGGTCTAAGCCTTCTCCGACGATCGTAGCTCATCTAGCCAAAGACGCAAATAGCTACGTGTTACCGGATTATTACAGACATGCGTGTTCAAGCCCAGAGCGGGCGGATCCAGAGCGAAATCGTGGTATTACTCCCCGCGAAGCAGCACGATTACAATCATTCTCAGATGATTATATCTTCTTGGGATCCTTCACGAGTTGGTTCAAGCAGATCGGTAACGCAGTACCACCTGTTGCAGGGAAACGAATTGGCCAAGCACTCAGCTCGCTTGTTGAAGCAGGGGAGCCCCTATCAATCAATGCGGACGCATCAAGCTCCGGTCAAGCCGCTTCCGATGACTGA
- a CDS encoding DUF7845 domain-containing protein gives MSTSAPESVGVSERKRGFFLDPAPHEAGANLLFTEYELQPFYVLYSVVDRGSGTDSVSFQYDDEEWTATLGYSDCPFAPRDDPNFRIENVHEYELHVVSNEDPLNGEKKVHYNISPRWPDMRKEDGSQIRGMPDMTGINVTAQGANIPLDDYLGLLGPTLSALGINAKYVVEPHDYSNVFAFERYVRTRRDLAESIFGTDSPMQRIFRYVDGKGKFRELREDDRNGVEGFHHRVVLDSAACASLIPTHQYGKCIKHYHPKHPRHDSEDPLYHPKIGVSIKTTSTTSGSVPWAERATLRRELDETLLNLLSWAGLPTRPVGETYIEDAYFDPDDSVSSLMLIEDPTTAMRDEQFVEARRILLGDPTADDPSANDTEQAALRALTNDGKQDVTALAETIGRSRSTVYRLLDALGEVVTNNNGTIGFASEFYADQFTGLLSTASTTIQKDGERGSSAWSAYLAEYGPAVDDLLPDARDGISPITLDYGTVNDDADMKAVVRKGLRAWLRSGRKRRRFVNGIARWIQNGEAGQVGTASHGKMDLPLTAAGQVTALS, from the coding sequence GTGAGCACGTCCGCTCCGGAGTCCGTCGGAGTCTCAGAGCGGAAAAGGGGGTTCTTCTTGGACCCCGCGCCGCACGAAGCCGGCGCGAACTTGCTGTTCACCGAATACGAGCTTCAGCCCTTCTATGTGCTCTACTCCGTAGTCGACAGAGGTAGCGGCACGGATAGTGTCTCCTTCCAGTACGATGACGAAGAGTGGACGGCCACGCTCGGGTACAGTGACTGCCCGTTCGCTCCGCGCGATGACCCGAACTTTCGCATCGAAAACGTTCACGAGTACGAACTTCACGTCGTATCTAACGAGGATCCGTTGAACGGTGAGAAGAAGGTCCACTACAATATCTCGCCGCGTTGGCCCGACATGCGAAAGGAAGATGGTTCACAGATTCGGGGAATGCCCGACATGACCGGCATCAATGTGACGGCACAGGGCGCGAACATACCGTTGGACGACTATCTCGGATTGCTCGGTCCGACGCTCTCCGCGCTCGGTATCAACGCCAAGTACGTAGTTGAGCCCCACGATTACTCCAACGTCTTTGCGTTCGAGCGTTATGTCCGCACCCGTCGCGACCTCGCAGAGAGCATATTCGGTACCGATAGTCCGATGCAGCGTATCTTCCGCTATGTTGACGGTAAGGGTAAGTTCCGGGAGCTACGTGAGGACGACCGGAACGGCGTCGAGGGCTTCCACCACCGTGTCGTGCTTGACTCGGCGGCGTGCGCGTCACTCATCCCGACGCACCAGTACGGTAAGTGCATCAAACACTACCATCCCAAGCACCCACGCCACGACTCCGAGGACCCGCTCTATCATCCGAAGATCGGCGTCTCGATCAAGACAACTTCCACTACCTCGGGGTCAGTGCCGTGGGCCGAGCGCGCCACCCTTCGACGTGAGCTGGACGAGACACTGCTCAACCTGCTGTCGTGGGCCGGCCTCCCAACGCGGCCTGTAGGTGAAACCTACATTGAGGACGCCTACTTCGATCCAGACGACTCGGTGAGCTCGCTCATGCTCATTGAGGATCCGACAACGGCCATGCGTGACGAGCAGTTTGTGGAGGCGCGACGTATCTTGCTCGGCGACCCCACCGCCGACGATCCTAGCGCGAACGACACCGAGCAGGCGGCGCTCCGCGCGCTCACCAACGACGGTAAACAGGACGTGACAGCGCTCGCTGAGACCATCGGTCGCTCGCGCTCCACAGTCTACCGACTACTCGACGCGCTCGGCGAGGTGGTGACAAACAACAACGGCACGATCGGCTTCGCCAGCGAGTTCTACGCCGACCAGTTTACCGGCCTGCTCTCAACCGCGAGCACCACCATCCAGAAGGACGGCGAGCGCGGTTCCTCGGCATGGTCGGCGTATCTCGCCGAGTACGGGCCAGCCGTCGACGATCTCCTGCCCGACGCGCGGGATGGTATCTCACCCATTACGCTTGACTACGGGACTGTCAATGACGACGCGGACATGAAGGCGGTGGTCCGCAAGGGGCTGAGGGCGTGGCTCCGCTCGGGTCGCAAAAGGCGTAGGTTCGTCAACGGGATCGCTCGCTGGATCCAGAACGGCGAAGCGGGGCAGGTCGGGACGGCCTCGCATGGCAAGATGGATCTCCCGTTGACAGCCGCTGGTCAGGTGACGGCCCTCAGCTGA
- a CDS encoding HNH endonuclease → MAVVSRHVVGGRGLSEGERSVSVVNASAGHVDLLRAGGGDGLGCIDRDALREDVRAGAGSLDGGFLPVERAAAGLHLLAADGPFKRNGLTALGLFGGMAEYGEAAYRNERVLHNLYVEEDMEKKAIADVVGCSQRTVRKYVREFGLKRRHRDPDVLRELYVERGLTATRTAEELGVHRDTISTALDDFDIERHGPSEYRRKAHLSKPVPLQMFGGYEMWQHSTGLHTPAEKVFVHRLLAVAVYGFEAVVGHDVHHENECRFDNRPSNVVLKTRSEHTAEHNPRHFTDEEATAIRRRYETDDGVTQKALADSYGVSRSLIGKVIHGRGGYSEPTPS, encoded by the coding sequence GTGGCCGTGGTCTCGCGGCATGTGGTCGGTGGCCGTGGCCTCTCCGAGGGCGAGCGCTCGGTCTCAGTTGTCAACGCGTCGGCCGGTCATGTAGACCTGCTGCGCGCCGGAGGCGGCGATGGTCTCGGGTGCATCGATCGTGACGCCCTGCGAGAGGACGTGCGCGCTGGTGCCGGCAGCCTTGATGGCGGCTTTCTGCCCGTGGAGCGTGCCGCCGCGGGTCTCCACCTGCTCGCCGCCGATGGACCATTCAAGCGTAACGGCCTTACGGCACTAGGCCTTTTCGGTGGTATGGCCGAATATGGAGAGGCCGCGTACCGAAATGAGCGCGTTCTCCACAACCTGTACGTCGAGGAGGACATGGAGAAGAAAGCCATCGCGGATGTGGTCGGTTGTAGCCAGCGGACCGTCAGGAAGTACGTGCGGGAGTTCGGCTTGAAACGCCGCCATCGGGACCCGGACGTGCTCCGAGAACTCTACGTCGAACGGGGGCTGACGGCCACCCGGACGGCCGAGGAGTTGGGCGTCCACCGAGACACCATCTCGACGGCGCTCGACGATTTCGACATCGAGCGGCACGGGCCGAGCGAATACCGCCGAAAGGCCCACCTGTCGAAGCCCGTTCCGTTGCAGATGTTCGGCGGTTACGAGATGTGGCAACACTCCACCGGGCTTCACACGCCGGCTGAGAAGGTGTTCGTACACCGATTGCTGGCTGTCGCCGTGTACGGGTTCGAGGCGGTCGTCGGTCACGACGTTCACCACGAGAACGAATGCAGGTTCGACAACCGCCCCTCGAACGTCGTGCTGAAGACGCGTAGCGAGCACACCGCCGAGCACAACCCTCGGCACTTCACCGACGAGGAGGCGACTGCGATACGCCGTCGATACGAAACTGACGACGGCGTGACGCAGAAGGCGCTCGCTGACAGCTACGGGGTCTCACGCTCGTTGATTGGGAAGGTGATTCACGGTCGAGGCGGCTATTCGGAGCCAACCCCGTCTTAG